Proteins encoded by one window of Astatotilapia calliptera chromosome 13, fAstCal1.2, whole genome shotgun sequence:
- the fam83b gene encoding protein FAM83B, translating into MESPEFSLLSSLRGEFKSEDFIQPHYKESYRLAIDRLVNGGRDSYQEFLKGERLGSFLSEDEILFITGNAEQLPPQTQTEEIKDPSDTKSSSGTYWPMHSDVETPNLDLGWPEVLHEMLQTNIDLLFHPPRLNSPTIKEVIRKHIQDARQVIAIVMDVFTDVDIFKEAVDASIRGVPVYVLLDDYHLKSFLTMAENQDVKLQQLRNMRVRTVKGQDYRCRLGAKFHGAMEQKFLLADCHTAIYGSYSFTWSFEKINLSMVQIITGHLVKSYDEEFRTLYARSIVPPELCPPEGLLQRNGSLGQQILPNCHSAPNLQRRDMLRQSLDTVYRKTRERNLGQRDYEERLFEEEDYKLRPLMENGIGVQEFQSVEEMNFFKRHSYAGERQDGHESIPQNIKPRGSNWNISRDGANNYAMNNYLQVPQIHRSHNLQSYNGNDKRVLSKQQNMPTLENMSKSYMRTLRIESYLNNPDVPFGDSCDYLDQFEQLDKASPFMQGGMRSSLALRPTVQEQMEANRYLHTSSSLSPTKNSHLHYSSMQWTPTGAGYDTGRNPYHSYANLSRAKDRQIITNPNIFSDNWVKRHSVADPRSSTHESSNHMYNAFVRMQEGQSEAAMTALNGGHGSNLNEDQRSVSHYDVKSMTSTKSPSGPIWQEPPARALSAAALDVKSKDLTDKSNRTGAKKITSLLNIQEKKENSIRNSKTPSLTSADSSDTLTAEDEEKTSVIEQKHLPSRSISLSYSSERQRNNVEGIKSLKSRFQAEKEQQPPQSALSKTTTQKKPSIFDKNTRPGFHSSSWSKDRGGENRLSSRFEPFGSSEKKTSLRTPHSFRIKPSQEKSKSLPKGEAAIELNSTQAARGHHENKLEKFFQRVGNFIHKNK; encoded by the exons ATGGAGTCTCCAGAGTTTTCCCTGTTGTCCTCCTTGCGAGGTGAATTTAAATCAGAGGATTTCATTCAGCCTCACTATAAGGAGTCGTATCGGCTGGCAATTGATCGCTTGGTGAATGGCGGCAGAGACAGTTACCAGGAGTTCTTAAAAGGAGAACGGCTCGGGAGCTTTCTCTCCGAAGATGAGATCCTCTTCATCACTGGAAATGCAGAACAGCTCCCACCTCAAACCCAGACCGAGGAAATCAAAGATCCCTCGGATACCAAATCATCCTCTGGGACATATTGGCCCATGCACTCAGATGTGGAAACGCCAAATCTGGACTTAGGGTGGCCGGAGGTTTTGCATGAAATGTTACAGACTAATATAGATCTGCTCTTTCATCCACCGAGACTAAACAGCCCAACAATTAAAGAAGTCATCCGGAAGCACATTCAGGATGCAAGACAG GTCATTGCCATTGTAATGGACGTGTTTACTGATGTGGATATATTCAAAGAAGCCGTCGACGCTTCAATACGGGGAGTCCCGGTTTATGTGCTTTTGGATGATTACCATTTGAAAAGTTTCCTGACAATGGCTGAAAACCAAGATGTGAAACTCCAACAACTGAGA AACATGAGGGTGCGCACCGTGAAAGGTCAGGATTACCGCTGTCGATTAGGAGCTAAATTTCATGGTGCAATGGAGCAGAAGTTTCTTTTAGCTGACTGTCACACAGCAATTTACGGCTCATACAG tttcaCCTGGTCATTTGAGAAGATCAATCTGAGCATGGTTCAGATCATCACAGGACATCTGGTGAAGTCCTACGATGAGGAGTTTCGAACCCTCTATGCCCGATCGATCGTGCCACCTGAACTGTGTCCTCCAGAGGGTTTGCTCCAACGAAACGGGTCACTTGGGCAACAGATTTTACCAAACTGTCATTCTGCTCCAAATCTTCAGCGGAGGGACATGTTGAGGCAAAGTCTGGACACAGTCTATCGGAAGACTCGTGAGAGGAACCTTGGTCAAAGAGATTATGAAGAGAGGCTGTTTGAAGAGGAAGATTACAAACTTAGACCCTTGATGGAAAATGGCATTGGTGTTCAGGAATTTCAATCGGTGGAGGAGATGAACTTCTTCAAAAGGCACAGCTATGCTGGAGAGAGGCAAGATGGACACGAATCCATCCCACAGAACATCAAGCCTAGAGGGAGCAACTGGAATATCTCTAGAGATGGAGCAAACAACTATGCTATGAATAATTATTTACAAGTGCCACAGATACACAGAAGTCACAATTTGCAGTCTTACAACGGAAATGACAAACGAGTTCTATCCAAGCAGCAGAACATGCCAACATTGGAGAATATGTCCAAGTCCTATATGCGTACATTGAGGATCGAGTCATATCTTAATAATCCTGATGTCCCATTTGGGGACTCTTGTGACTATTTAGACCAGTTTGAACAACTGGACAAAGCTAGCCCGTTCATGCAGGGAGGGATGAGGTCCTCTCTTGCTCTCAGGCCAACCGTACAAGAACAAATGGAGGCAAACAGATATCTACATACTTCTAGTAGTCTTAGCCCCACAAAAAACAGTCATTTACACTACTCATCCATGCAATGGACTCCAACAGGAGCAGGCTATGATACAGGTAGAAACCCTTATCATTCATATGCCAACCTGAGCCGAGCTAAAGACAGGCAAATAATCACAAACCCTAACATTTTCAGTGACAACTGGGTCAAAAGGCACAGTGTGGCAGATCCGAGATCAAGCACACACGAATCATCAAATCACATGTACAATGCTTTTGTAAGGATGCAAGAAGGCCAAAGTGAAGCAGCAATGACTGCACTGAATGGAGGACATGGGTCAAATCTAAATGAAGATCAGAGATCTGTCTCCCATTATGATGTCAAGAGCATGACAAGCACAAAGAGTCCCAGTGGCCCCATTTGGCAGGAGCCACCGGCCCGGGCTTTGTCAGCAGCAGCCCTGGATGTGAAAAGCAAGGATTTGACTGATAAATCAAACCGCACAGGTGCTAAGAAAATCACATCTTTGCTGAACAtacaagagaaaaaagagaattcAATTAGGAACTCAAAAACACCAAGTCTCACGTCAGCGGACAGCTCAGACACTCTGACTGCTGAGGATGAGGAGAAAACATCAGTTATAGAACAAAAACATCTCCCAAGCAGAAGCATTTCTCTCAGTTACTCCTCAGAGCGCCAGAGGAACAACGTGGAGGgcataaaatctttaaaatcgCGATTCCAAGCTGAGAAAGAACAACAACCTCCGCAGAGCGCTCTCTCCAAAACCACCACACAGAAGAAACCCAGCAtttttgacaaaaacacaagGCCTGGATTTCACTCAAGCAGCTGGAGCAAAGACCGAGGAGGTGAGAATCGCCTGTCGAGCAGATTTGAGCCTTTCGGCTCATCGGAAAAGAAAACCTCTCTACGCACTCCACACAGCTTCAGAATCAAACCGTCCCAGGAGAAGTCCAAAAGCCTTCCAAAAGGCGAGGCAGCTATTGAACTCAACAGCACTCAGGCTGCCCGTGGACATCATGAAAACAAGCTGGAGAAATTCTTTCAAAGAGTGGGAAATTTTATACACAAGAACAAGTAG